From the Calderihabitans maritimus genome, one window contains:
- a CDS encoding ATP-binding protein: MKLFPQDKVVGIFRGMSEGGLEFHADLVLPYRNEFQSTPMHGQFVIVQLETEHEAVLGRITSFSSQGRLVSAAGEDFGLRAVAEDRTIPEDLREQYLKYRVDIRVLGVIRVVDGSLVFAASHRRLPHVGSKVAFLSDELLREVAGHNLDGAEIGFFALGEFIYAGEDKRLNREPWMIVRNPSVLPRFLVEFLVSRRTFVFARAGFGKSNLIKLLFSNLYKTTPMVQKRGNRHVPVGTIIFDPEGEYFWPDDKNRPGLCDVPHLQDKIVIFTKKEGPSQFYQSFVAGDIKLDIRRLRPSDVISIALPPEKQDQQNVRKLKGLNDADWRTLVDEIYRNGNAADGDLIKNLLRLEAHQDAEMVAARANMTTIVKMLHDPSSQMMDMLLTALRDGKICIVDVSQMRGTPSLVLSGLILQRIFNHNQIEFTKAEPKTIPTIAVVEEAQSVLGSSGSSGEGPYIEWVKEGRKYDLGAVLITQQPGSISNEILSQGDNWFIFHLLSAGDLQAVKRANAHFSDDLLRTLLNEPIPGQGIFWSSAGGKSYPIPFRALSFEKIYKTLDPDYQLPAVNTYANQLRIKFNNAANVSRKTVPVSLTDGSDSLEKSSYENTEEEIDQPEDILDKYISYAIEELRNNTDLIERIKTRGVPWKGVLKALSESLPDILDDRDNIAHSIVRQAMDEIFGEGLWGTEKRERKSGPGYTTWIIEKKPPEDSQTG; encoded by the coding sequence ATGAAACTGTTTCCCCAAGATAAAGTTGTTGGTATCTTTCGTGGCATGAGTGAAGGCGGACTGGAATTTCATGCCGATTTGGTTTTACCCTATCGCAACGAATTTCAGAGCACACCAATGCACGGACAATTTGTAATAGTTCAGTTGGAGACTGAACATGAAGCAGTACTGGGTAGGATCACATCTTTCTCCTCACAGGGAAGATTGGTATCCGCTGCTGGAGAAGATTTCGGTCTGCGAGCTGTCGCAGAGGACAGAACGATACCGGAGGATCTACGTGAACAATATCTTAAGTATCGGGTTGATATTCGCGTTCTTGGAGTAATACGTGTAGTTGACGGGAGTCTTGTTTTTGCCGCGTCGCACCGTAGATTGCCGCATGTTGGTAGTAAGGTAGCATTTCTCTCTGATGAACTTCTCCGGGAAGTTGCCGGGCATAACCTGGACGGTGCTGAGATTGGCTTTTTTGCGCTTGGTGAATTTATTTACGCGGGAGAGGATAAACGTCTTAACCGCGAGCCCTGGATGATAGTTCGTAATCCTTCCGTATTACCCCGATTTCTTGTCGAATTTCTGGTATCTCGGAGAACGTTCGTATTTGCGCGTGCTGGCTTTGGAAAGTCAAATCTAATAAAGTTGCTTTTCAGCAATCTTTACAAAACCACCCCTATGGTGCAGAAGAGAGGTAATCGTCATGTTCCTGTAGGAACAATAATTTTTGATCCAGAGGGAGAGTACTTCTGGCCTGACGATAAGAACCGCCCCGGTCTTTGCGATGTTCCTCATTTGCAGGACAAGATTGTAATATTTACAAAGAAGGAAGGTCCCAGTCAATTTTATCAGTCCTTCGTAGCTGGTGACATCAAATTAGACATAAGACGCCTCAGACCATCAGATGTAATATCCATTGCTTTACCTCCGGAAAAACAAGATCAACAAAATGTAAGAAAGCTCAAAGGTTTAAATGATGCTGACTGGCGTACTTTAGTTGACGAGATATATCGGAATGGAAATGCTGCCGACGGAGATCTCATCAAAAATCTTTTGCGTCTGGAGGCTCATCAGGATGCTGAGATGGTTGCAGCCCGTGCTAACATGACAACGATTGTGAAAATGCTGCATGATCCCAGCAGTCAGATGATGGATATGCTCTTGACTGCCCTCAGGGATGGCAAGATTTGTATCGTTGATGTATCTCAAATGCGGGGTACCCCTTCGCTGGTTTTGTCAGGACTTATACTTCAACGTATTTTTAACCACAATCAAATTGAATTTACAAAAGCCGAGCCAAAAACTATTCCAACAATAGCAGTTGTCGAAGAGGCTCAGTCTGTCCTGGGTAGCTCAGGGAGTTCCGGCGAAGGGCCTTACATTGAGTGGGTTAAGGAAGGACGCAAATATGATTTAGGAGCTGTGTTAATTACGCAGCAACCGGGAAGTATTTCAAATGAAATCTTGAGCCAGGGTGATAACTGGTTTATATTTCACTTATTGTCAGCAGGAGATCTTCAAGCAGTTAAAAGGGCCAATGCACATTTCAGCGACGACCTACTCCGCACTCTCCTTAACGAACCGATCCCGGGTCAAGGAATCTTCTGGAGCAGTGCAGGAGGTAAAAGCTACCCAATACCGTTTCGAGCCCTTTCGTTTGAGAAAATTTACAAAACACTTGATCCAGACTACCAGTTGCCGGCTGTAAATACGTATGCTAATCAATTGCGCATTAAGTTTAATAATGCTGCCAATGTTAGCCGTAAAACTGTTCCTGTATCACTAACAGACGGATCTGACAGTTTAGAAAAGAGCTCTTACGAAAATACAGAAGAAGAGATAGATCAGCCAGAGGATATTCTTGATAAGTACATTTCATATGCCATTGAAGAGCTTAGAAATAACACTGATCTTATTGAGCGTATCAAGACCAGAGGTGTCCCCTGGAAAGGTGTTCTGAAGGCACTGTCTGAATCTTTACCAGATATCCTTGATGATAGGGATAACATTGCTCATAGTATTGTTCGCCAAGCTATGGACGAGATATTTGGTGAAGGTCTTTGGGGTACAGAGAAACGCGAGAGGAAGAGTGGACCAGGTTATACGACATGGATTATTGAGAAAAAGCCTCCTGAGGATTCGCAAACGGGCTGA
- a CDS encoding DNA methyltransferase, with translation MHGMYFEYKGSTDNLVTRLPNRSAPVLRLNAICPYYTMFPLRFPFKVLRRAQKGDWVLDPFCGRGTTNFAARLRGLPSVGIDSNPVAGAIAAAKFVDVTPEEVIDLCNSILRRKKHPEDIPEGEFWEFCYHPSTLFDICKIREYLLENCSTEAEIALRGLILGILHGPKMKNLPTYLSNQMPRTYATKPKSAVRFWKKHDLKPPKVDVADTIARRAKYVFEQLPLPTQGAVYIGDSRLLSPNIAPEPFRWVITSPPYFGMRSYLPDQWLRYWFLGGPSTVTYSLEGQIPHCSEDEFVRGLANVWKRVASVCAPNARLIVRFGAIPSAARDPKTLLKKSLSIASAGWKVATIKNAGLSPRGRRQAGQFGCSLGKAVEEIDLYAVLEE, from the coding sequence ATGCATGGAATGTACTTTGAATACAAAGGAAGTACTGACAATTTGGTAACGCGACTGCCCAATCGTTCAGCTCCTGTGTTAAGATTGAATGCTATTTGCCCTTATTACACCATGTTTCCTCTCCGTTTCCCGTTTAAGGTCTTAAGAAGAGCCCAAAAAGGCGACTGGGTTTTAGATCCGTTCTGCGGTAGAGGAACAACAAATTTTGCTGCCCGTCTCCGGGGACTTCCTTCTGTAGGTATTGATAGTAATCCAGTAGCCGGCGCAATAGCCGCGGCGAAGTTTGTAGACGTTACTCCCGAAGAGGTGATTGATCTTTGCAACTCAATTTTGAGAAGGAAAAAACACCCTGAAGACATTCCGGAAGGAGAATTTTGGGAATTCTGTTACCATCCAAGTACTCTCTTCGATATCTGCAAGATACGTGAATACTTACTGGAGAATTGCTCAACAGAGGCTGAAATTGCTCTCCGTGGTTTAATTCTCGGGATTCTCCACGGACCGAAAATGAAAAATCTTCCGACTTATCTCTCAAACCAGATGCCCAGGACGTATGCTACAAAACCCAAATCTGCAGTCAGATTTTGGAAAAAGCATGACTTAAAACCCCCAAAGGTTGATGTGGCCGATACCATTGCTAGAAGGGCTAAGTATGTTTTTGAACAACTACCGCTACCGACCCAAGGTGCTGTGTATATCGGTGACAGTCGTCTCCTAAGTCCTAATATTGCGCCAGAGCCTTTTCGGTGGGTAATTACATCACCTCCCTATTTTGGAATGAGGTCTTATTTGCCAGATCAGTGGCTAAGATATTGGTTTTTGGGGGGACCGAGTACTGTTACATATTCTTTGGAGGGGCAAATACCCCATTGTTCAGAAGATGAATTTGTCCGGGGACTTGCTAATGTTTGGAAACGTGTGGCATCCGTTTGCGCGCCCAATGCACGTTTAATTGTACGATTTGGAGCAATTCCCAGTGCAGCCCGTGATCCCAAAACGTTGTTGAAAAAATCGCTATCAATTGCTTCTGCTGGTTGGAAGGTAGCGACTATTAAAAATGCGGGACTATCACCCCGTGGTAGGCGGCAGGCGGGTCAATTTGGGTGCTCTTTGGGGAAAGCTGTTGAAGAAATTGACCTTTATGCCGTACTGGAGGAATAG